One part of the Vibrio ponticus genome encodes these proteins:
- a CDS encoding endonuclease/exonuclease/phosphatase family protein — protein MNKLALLISYILCGSAVAADFNVMSFNIRNSKDSVAGSEYDGKNTWENRKQIVTEVFAEQDIDIAGLQEPFSDQLVYLAQHLPNYSWEGVGRDDGNALGEAVPIFYRNDKYVKLAGGTFWLSETPQVVASVGWDAELTRITTWVRLEEIDTGKRVIVFNAHFDHVGKLARQESAKLLSEKAKQISGGEGDAVIVLGDLNFERSDVDSYRAISNLYRDARDIAKTPFTGVNGDETQRYTYHGYGNAKTEDIDYIFVDDKLAVNRFEYKNVIKEGIYASDHLVVMANLEFSQ, from the coding sequence ATGAATAAATTAGCACTTTTGATCTCTTATATTCTATGTGGTTCAGCGGTGGCAGCCGACTTTAATGTGATGTCATTTAACATTCGCAACAGTAAAGATAGCGTTGCTGGCAGTGAATATGATGGCAAGAATACTTGGGAAAATCGCAAGCAAATCGTGACTGAGGTTTTCGCCGAGCAAGATATTGATATTGCTGGGCTTCAAGAGCCCTTTAGTGATCAGTTAGTTTATCTGGCACAACACTTACCAAACTATAGCTGGGAAGGCGTGGGGCGAGATGATGGCAATGCTCTGGGTGAAGCGGTACCGATTTTTTATCGCAATGATAAATACGTAAAGTTGGCAGGAGGCACATTCTGGCTATCTGAAACTCCACAGGTGGTGGCGAGTGTTGGTTGGGATGCTGAACTGACGCGCATTACCACTTGGGTGCGACTAGAGGAGATTGATACCGGTAAGCGTGTCATCGTCTTTAATGCTCACTTTGATCATGTTGGTAAGCTGGCTCGCCAAGAGAGTGCAAAGTTGTTGAGTGAAAAAGCGAAGCAGATCAGCGGTGGCGAAGGCGATGCGGTGATTGTTCTAGGCGATCTGAACTTCGAGCGCAGTGATGTGGACTCATACCGTGCGATCTCCAATCTGTATCGTGATGCCAGAGATATCGCCAAAACCCCATTTACCGGTGTGAATGGTGATGAAACCCAACGATATACCTATCATGGTTATGGTAACGCGAAAACAGAAGACATCGACTATATCTTTGTTGACGACAAGTTAGCGGTAAACCGCTTTGAGTATAAAAATGTCATTAAAGAGGGTATCTACGCGTCGGATCATCTGGTGGTAATGGCTAATCTGGAGTTTAGCCAATAG
- a CDS encoding metallophosphoesterase family protein, whose translation MKKFKLSATALLLSACFGQAFAAESVQVAFMPDIHFHDVYGDFQDGSFTGLKNSHSGENATIRTMHAQLTSTRLFNENYFALLAALDDAVKRGVKYIALPGDFSDDGQPVHIRGLQKILDHYANKYDIEFFAAPGNHDPVRPYDRPSGEGDFLGSDGKTQRIFSKGANECQGYDTPSAVIDAGHELPTICTEEIRELGYEGLMAELSQFGFFPQADNLYWETPYSTYNQKEYQFDVAKQQANYQQRQYEICHQGTGGDYKQDGYTSCFMVPDSSYLVEPVEGLWLLAIDANVYIPNADADTSKPELAANFGGSGNSGYNKMLTHKQQVIAWMEDVVKRADAQGKTLVAFSHFPMTEFYNGAAETIEDIFGAGKFQLARSPKEDVSQALAKTGIKLHVGGHMHFNDTGVKHYDDGSFLFNIQAPSMAAYVPAYKLLTFEDNNKVEVETVILQDVPRFNELFEHYEKEWQHLNAKGEQGLWNKEVLSSKDYYEFTNWHITELTRMRFLPSEWPCDLKQMVFALDGRQMMVLSQLETSITQDQVAKLTQNRQAIEICQEQPVKFEPNQIDDPAFNAAWQQAERKAIELAKQNGLELDDFANWNGFDLAVDFYRLRNADELAFKDIDRNRMPQYELIAQALAPHAQHDHGSNDFGDVFKQRFGGLFGILTKFANGQPSFHFELDLGKGTISDLNK comes from the coding sequence ATGAAAAAATTTAAGTTAAGTGCTACTGCATTGCTGTTGTCAGCGTGCTTTGGCCAAGCTTTTGCTGCTGAATCTGTACAAGTTGCTTTTATGCCAGACATCCATTTCCATGACGTTTATGGAGACTTTCAAGATGGTAGCTTTACCGGACTGAAAAATAGTCATAGTGGGGAGAATGCGACGATAAGAACCATGCATGCTCAGCTAACTTCGACTCGTCTTTTCAATGAAAACTATTTTGCGTTGTTAGCGGCTCTTGATGATGCAGTAAAACGTGGCGTTAAGTATATCGCTTTACCAGGTGACTTTAGTGATGATGGTCAACCCGTACACATTCGAGGGTTACAGAAGATTCTCGACCATTATGCGAATAAATATGATATCGAATTTTTTGCCGCCCCAGGGAACCACGATCCAGTGCGACCATACGATAGACCTAGCGGTGAAGGCGATTTCCTAGGTAGCGACGGTAAGACTCAACGTATTTTTAGTAAAGGTGCTAACGAGTGTCAGGGCTATGATACGCCATCAGCCGTTATTGATGCGGGACATGAGTTACCGACTATTTGTACCGAAGAAATACGTGAATTGGGTTATGAGGGCTTAATGGCTGAACTTAGCCAATTTGGTTTCTTCCCACAAGCCGACAACCTCTACTGGGAAACACCGTACTCGACCTACAACCAAAAAGAATATCAGTTTGATGTTGCCAAGCAGCAAGCAAATTATCAACAGCGCCAGTATGAAATCTGTCATCAAGGTACTGGTGGTGACTATAAACAAGATGGATACACATCGTGTTTTATGGTGCCTGACTCCTCTTATCTGGTGGAGCCTGTGGAAGGCTTATGGCTACTGGCTATCGATGCGAACGTTTATATCCCGAATGCCGATGCAGATACATCCAAGCCAGAGCTAGCAGCTAACTTTGGTGGGTCGGGTAACTCAGGTTATAACAAAATGTTGACCCACAAACAGCAAGTGATTGCTTGGATGGAAGATGTGGTCAAACGTGCCGATGCACAAGGTAAAACGCTGGTTGCATTTAGCCATTTCCCGATGACTGAGTTTTACAATGGCGCCGCGGAAACGATCGAGGATATCTTTGGTGCAGGCAAGTTCCAACTGGCTCGTTCACCAAAAGAGGATGTCAGCCAAGCATTAGCTAAAACGGGCATTAAGCTACACGTTGGCGGACACATGCACTTCAATGATACTGGTGTAAAACACTATGACGATGGTTCATTTTTATTCAACATCCAAGCGCCGTCTATGGCAGCTTATGTCCCAGCATACAAACTACTGACTTTTGAAGATAACAATAAAGTCGAAGTTGAGACGGTGATTTTGCAGGACGTACCTCGCTTCAACGAATTGTTTGAACACTATGAAAAAGAGTGGCAGCACCTAAATGCTAAAGGTGAGCAAGGTCTTTGGAACAAAGAGGTACTCTCTTCTAAAGACTACTACGAATTTACCAATTGGCATATTACTGAGCTCACGCGCATGCGCTTTTTGCCGAGCGAATGGCCTTGCGACTTAAAGCAGATGGTGTTTGCTCTCGATGGTCGTCAGATGATGGTGCTGAGTCAATTAGAAACCTCAATAACTCAAGATCAAGTTGCCAAGCTTACGCAAAATCGTCAGGCGATTGAGATCTGCCAAGAGCAGCCAGTTAAGTTTGAGCCAAATCAGATTGATGATCCTGCATTTAATGCCGCTTGGCAGCAAGCTGAGCGCAAAGCCATTGAGCTTGCGAAGCAGAATGGACTAGAGCTAGACGATTTTGCCAACTGGAATGGCTTTGATCTCGCGGTGGATTTTTACCGCCTACGAAACGCTGATGAACTGGCATTTAAAGATATTGATAGAAATCGAATGCCACAATATGAGTTGATTGCACAGGCATTGGCGCCACATGCACAACATGACCATGGTTCAAATGATTTTGGGGACGTGTTTAAGCAACGCTTTGGCGGACTATTTGGCATTTTAACTAAGTTCGCGAATGGTCAACCTAGCTTCCACTTCGAGTTGGATCTAGGGAAAGGCACGATTTCAGATTTGAATAAGTAA
- a CDS encoding PTS fructose transporter subunit IIB translates to MYIVCVAACPTGVAHTYMAAEALEVKGKELGIEIKVETQGSMGVENEITAEDIARADAAIIAADVAINGAERFASLPKIECKVADPIKHGDALFEALTAEVQ, encoded by the coding sequence ATGTACATCGTATGCGTAGCCGCTTGCCCTACTGGCGTTGCACACACTTATATGGCTGCTGAAGCTCTTGAAGTGAAAGGCAAAGAGTTGGGAATTGAAATTAAAGTCGAAACTCAAGGTAGCATGGGCGTAGAAAATGAAATCACAGCAGAAGATATCGCACGTGCAGATGCAGCAATTATTGCAGCAGACGTGGCGATAAATGGTGCAGAACGTTTTGCATCGCTACCTAAAATCGAATGTAAAGTCGCAGACCCAATCAAACATGGTGACGCACTATTTGAGGCGCTTACCGCGGAGGTTCAGTAA
- a CDS encoding PTS fructose transporter subunit IIC produces the protein MSQFNPGQKSVGTELKNAIMTGVSYMLPFIIAGAVLMGIARIGASFYGVDNIWDASHAESVHGLVQIFHDFDGFGGLALSLMLPVVAGYIGFAIANKPAIAPGMIGGLLAGKLGTGFLGALAAGLLAGYIVKYLATKIKLPKALASAGPIFIIPVGGTLLVCALMSYVIGDPMAALNRGLETWLLSMSDGNKVILAAVVGGMVGFDLGGPINKAAVTTAMALLASGIYDPNTAAQVAIIIPPIGIGVATLIWRTRFPESLQEAGKASTLMGLIGVSEGAIPFALANPKIIVVNVVGSAVGAALAVGLGAVNKAPISGFYGWLAVENWFVYVLAIAAGSAIIAVGSLLVFNGEASKPEVKKESAPKFTVSR, from the coding sequence ATGTCGCAATTTAACCCAGGACAAAAATCGGTCGGGACCGAACTTAAGAACGCCATAATGACTGGCGTATCATATATGCTGCCTTTCATCATCGCCGGTGCGGTGCTGATGGGAATCGCACGTATTGGTGCTTCTTTCTATGGTGTAGACAACATTTGGGATGCTAGCCATGCGGAATCCGTCCATGGTTTGGTGCAAATATTCCATGACTTTGATGGCTTTGGTGGTTTAGCACTATCTTTAATGCTTCCTGTAGTGGCGGGTTATATTGGTTTTGCAATCGCCAATAAACCTGCGATTGCTCCAGGTATGATTGGTGGTCTACTTGCTGGCAAGTTAGGAACCGGTTTCCTTGGCGCATTGGCGGCAGGTTTACTGGCTGGTTACATCGTTAAGTACCTTGCAACCAAGATTAAATTGCCAAAAGCTCTCGCGTCTGCTGGTCCTATTTTCATTATTCCTGTTGGCGGCACGCTGCTTGTTTGTGCACTGATGTCTTATGTGATCGGCGACCCTATGGCAGCACTTAACCGTGGTCTTGAAACTTGGTTGCTTTCTATGTCCGATGGTAACAAGGTTATCCTAGCGGCTGTTGTGGGTGGCATGGTTGGCTTTGATTTAGGTGGTCCTATCAACAAAGCGGCAGTAACGACAGCGATGGCTCTGCTCGCTTCTGGTATCTACGATCCAAACACCGCCGCTCAAGTAGCTATCATTATCCCACCAATTGGTATTGGTGTGGCGACTCTGATTTGGCGCACGCGTTTCCCTGAATCTCTACAAGAAGCGGGTAAAGCATCAACATTGATGGGTTTAATTGGTGTCTCTGAAGGTGCGATTCCATTCGCGTTAGCAAATCCGAAAATTATTGTGGTGAACGTGGTCGGCTCTGCGGTAGGTGCTGCTCTAGCTGTTGGTCTAGGTGCAGTAAATAAAGCGCCTATATCCGGTTTCTACGGTTGGCTTGCGGTTGAAAACTGGTTTGTGTACGTGCTAGCGATTGCGGCAGGTTCTGCAATTATCGCAGTGGGCTCACTGCTCGTATTTAATGGTGAAGCGAGCAAGCCAGAAGTAAAGAAAGAAAGCGCGCCTAAATTCACCGTTTCACGTTAA
- a CDS encoding glycoside hydrolase family 38 N-terminal domain-containing protein: protein MKTIHLIQHTHWDREWYFTENDSKALLYYFMEDLMSRLEADNNIGPFILDAQTVMLDDYFEVAPENKFRLEKLINDNRVLIGPWYTQTDFLTVSAESITRNLLLGLIDCRKMGKALEVGYIPDSFGQMAQLPMLLNQFNIDKAVLWRGWSERLVANSEFTWSSQDGSKVTTAVFPWGYGCAKWLPTDKHSITDAIVACAQKQCQFAATQQVMLPNGNDQSPFEYQIPGLLEHVNQSQDEFHFVNSSFGEYFVALSNEQHLLPEFSGEMLDPKYMRIHRGIFSTRMDIKQANARLEQLLSRQLEPLLALNYSQGLPYPQSAINAIWRSAMKSHAHDSIGGCNSERVNAMVLNRLESGIEMAEQLLELNFRKLTEGIEAQVAGTKVVVFNSVPKARDSLVELTIYTPHQQVAFVDGEGQPLRYQIISESQQDMSTIIQELSNNTTTTWYRKLELAVEVTAIPACGYTTIYLQEETDNAGELPVTVSQAKRITNQWFELEHLADNTIRLTDLRNNRHYSNAFELVDGSDEGDNYNFSPLANDWLLSSHDCRQQVEVATGELFSTLKVSFEFELPADLAERKQGKRSVTLPVCMTLTLRQDRPSIDCKVELNNTALDHRIQIRFPTGIANALHYADQPFGLITRETVPQELALWQQEEWTEAPIANYPMQSMVLQRDESAGLAVVTQGLREYEFAQTEPETIAVTLFRSVGWLGQANLTYRPGRASGMVLPSPDSQIQGEHCFELSVVPFSAEAETEFWCTIEQINTPVIAHVGTDWARFRLNSEQNHFPARHSLVLWQSDLHFSTLKKAEQGEGLILRAYNPTAQPQTMGTLNTEFVTQLTQLDETTSREWTETALPSSPVTLSMTRAEQQ from the coding sequence ATGAAAACGATACATTTAATTCAACACACTCATTGGGATCGCGAATGGTATTTTACAGAAAACGATTCTAAAGCTCTTCTTTATTATTTTATGGAAGATTTAATGTCTCGTCTTGAGGCGGATAATAATATTGGTCCTTTTATTTTAGATGCGCAAACAGTCATGCTTGATGACTATTTTGAAGTGGCGCCTGAAAATAAATTTAGATTAGAAAAACTAATCAATGATAATCGAGTTCTTATCGGTCCTTGGTACACTCAAACCGACTTTTTAACGGTTAGTGCCGAGTCAATCACTCGTAACCTACTACTGGGTTTAATCGACTGTCGCAAGATGGGTAAAGCTCTGGAAGTTGGCTATATACCAGACTCATTTGGGCAAATGGCACAGTTACCAATGCTGCTCAATCAGTTCAATATTGATAAAGCGGTTTTGTGGCGAGGCTGGTCTGAACGTTTAGTGGCTAACAGCGAGTTTACTTGGTCTAGCCAAGATGGTAGCAAAGTCACGACAGCGGTGTTTCCTTGGGGTTATGGCTGCGCCAAGTGGTTGCCGACGGATAAACACAGCATCACAGACGCCATTGTTGCATGTGCGCAAAAGCAGTGTCAGTTTGCCGCAACACAACAAGTGATGCTGCCTAATGGCAATGATCAGTCACCATTTGAATATCAAATCCCGGGTCTACTTGAGCACGTCAATCAAAGCCAAGATGAGTTCCATTTTGTAAATAGCTCATTTGGTGAATATTTCGTAGCTTTGAGTAATGAGCAGCACCTGCTGCCAGAGTTTAGTGGTGAAATGCTCGACCCTAAGTACATGCGTATTCACCGCGGTATCTTCTCTACTCGCATGGATATTAAGCAAGCCAATGCGCGTCTAGAGCAGTTGCTTAGTCGTCAACTAGAACCACTGTTGGCGCTCAATTACAGTCAAGGTTTGCCATATCCGCAAAGCGCAATCAATGCGATTTGGCGTTCGGCGATGAAAAGTCATGCTCACGATAGCATTGGCGGTTGTAACTCAGAGCGTGTTAATGCCATGGTCCTTAATCGTCTTGAATCAGGCATTGAGATGGCGGAACAATTACTGGAGTTAAATTTCCGCAAGCTAACAGAAGGTATTGAAGCTCAAGTAGCAGGCACCAAAGTGGTGGTTTTCAATAGTGTTCCGAAAGCACGTGACAGCTTGGTCGAACTGACAATTTATACCCCGCACCAGCAGGTTGCTTTTGTTGATGGTGAGGGGCAGCCGCTGCGTTATCAGATCATCAGTGAATCCCAGCAAGATATGTCGACTATCATTCAAGAGCTTTCGAATAACACGACGACCACATGGTATCGCAAACTTGAGTTGGCGGTTGAAGTCACCGCGATCCCGGCTTGTGGCTATACCACGATCTATTTGCAGGAAGAAACGGATAACGCCGGTGAGCTGCCAGTGACGGTCAGTCAGGCGAAACGAATTACAAACCAATGGTTTGAGTTGGAGCATTTAGCAGACAACACCATTCGTTTGACAGATTTAAGAAATAATCGTCACTACTCCAACGCTTTTGAGCTGGTGGATGGGTCTGACGAAGGTGATAACTATAACTTCTCACCTCTTGCTAATGATTGGCTACTATCAAGTCATGATTGTCGCCAACAAGTTGAGGTTGCGACAGGTGAGTTGTTTAGCACTCTGAAAGTCAGTTTTGAATTTGAGCTACCTGCGGATCTCGCTGAGCGTAAGCAAGGAAAGCGCTCGGTGACATTGCCAGTCTGTATGACGCTAACCTTGCGCCAAGACCGTCCAAGCATTGATTGTAAAGTTGAACTCAATAACACCGCACTCGATCATCGCATCCAGATTCGTTTCCCAACTGGGATTGCCAATGCGCTCCATTATGCTGACCAACCATTTGGATTGATCACGCGTGAAACGGTGCCGCAAGAGCTCGCATTGTGGCAGCAAGAAGAGTGGACCGAAGCGCCAATTGCCAACTATCCGATGCAGTCTATGGTATTGCAGCGTGATGAATCGGCTGGCTTAGCGGTGGTTACTCAGGGATTGCGCGAATACGAGTTTGCTCAAACGGAACCAGAGACGATTGCAGTGACGTTATTCCGCAGCGTTGGTTGGCTCGGTCAAGCCAATTTAACTTATCGACCGGGACGCGCATCAGGCATGGTTTTACCATCACCAGACTCCCAAATTCAAGGTGAGCATTGTTTTGAATTGTCTGTGGTTCCATTTAGCGCTGAAGCAGAAACCGAGTTCTGGTGCACGATTGAACAAATAAATACGCCTGTTATTGCTCATGTGGGCACAGATTGGGCTCGCTTCCGTCTGAACTCCGAACAAAACCATTTCCCGGCTCGTCACAGCTTAGTCTTGTGGCAAAGTGATTTGCACTTTAGCACGTTGAAAAAGGCAGAGCAGGGTGAGGGGTTAATTTTACGCGCCTACAACCCGACGGCTCAGCCACAAACTATGGGCACACTAAATACGGAGTTTGTTACGCAGCTGACTCAACTGGATGAGACGACATCACGTGAATGGACAGAGACCGCTCTACCAAGCTCTCCAGTTACCTTGAGCATGACCCGTGCCGAACAACAATAA